Genomic window (Mustela erminea isolate mMusErm1 chromosome X, mMusErm1.Pri, whole genome shotgun sequence):
tttgataagttctttatagattttggataccaaacttttatctgatatgttgtttgtgaatatcttctccaattccataGGCTTCCATTTAGCTTTGTTGATTATTCCCTTTGCTATACAGGAGCTTTCATGAAAACTGGAcaattttcttacaccatacacaaaaataaattcccaaaatggatgaaagatctaaatgtgcaacaggaaaccatcaaaatattagaggagaacacaggtagcaccctctttgacctcagctgcagaaaCTTCTTACTGGACACAttgctggaggcaagggaaacaaaagcataaatgaactattgggacctcatcttCTAGGATATTTATGATTTAaggtctcaaatttaggtctttcattcattttgaatttatttttgtgtatggtataaaaacagtccatttctttcatttgcattttgttGTCCAGTTTCCCactaccatttgttgaagagactgttttttttcccctttggataTTCCTCCGTTTTgttcaaagattaattgaccatatagttgtgtgtttatttctgggttttcttttcaatTCCATTAATCTGTGTCtagttttgtgccagtaccgtactctttttattactacagctttgtaataaaacttgaagtttggaattgtgatgcttccaactttgctttcctttttcaagattgctttggttattcgggttgttttttttttttttttttgcagtttcatacaaattttagatctttctaattctagttttgtgaaaagtgctgttgtcattttgatagggattgcattaattatgcagattgttttgggtagcatagacattttaacactaattgttcttctaatccatgagcatggaatttcaatttctttgtatcatcttcaatttcttttgtcagtgttttatagtttttagagtacagttctttcatctctttggttagatttattcctagatatcttattcTTTTGGTGGCAGTTAtaaatgggtttgttttcttaatttctctctcaactgattcattattgatgtatagataTGCAGCAGATATCCATACATTGATTtcgtatcctgtgactttactgaattcatttatcagttctagcatttttttggtgaagtcttttgactttttaaatatgtagtaccatgtcatctgcaaatgaaagttttacttcttccttaccaatttgatgccttttacattttgttgttgttatctggTTGcagtggctaggacttccagtcatttgttgaatgaaagttGTGAGTagacatccttttcttgttcctgatgttaggggaaaagctttcagtttttccccattaaggatggtGTTTatctgtggggttttcatatatggcctttattttgttgagttaTATCTctaaagctactttttttttttccacttgagaGTAGTCCTTTATTAACTGGCCCGATTACAAAAATAATCATGGTAGATACCTTAGTTCATTCTTCGAATAAGCCTATTGATCTGGTCTTCCCTGTTGCCAGCATCTCCACCTTCCACAAAATGGGTGGTCTTTTTCTTCATCCCCCCTCGTGGAGAAGATAATTTAAAGGGCCATAAAAAGTTGTTTGCCTCTTTGAAACGTTTTTCAACAGTATAGATCTCGTGAATCAGATCCTCCATGCAGATGATGCCATATTTACCAAGAGATCGGGCAATCAATGTGTTATCTGTCAGGGCAATTCGCTTCTTGTTGATTTTGCCATAACCACGCTTGTAGATCAATTCATTCACTGACTTCAGGTTAGGGTACCCCCATGCTATATATGGTTCCACAATCCTTAACATGTTAACTGAAGCCTTGTTGAGCTTAACAAAGGTGCCATTGAAGATTTGACGAAGGCGAAGGAGCTGCAACACCTTTCGAACCTTTGGGCTCACACCATTGATGCCTCTGATCCTGATGACAAACGCCAACTTGGGTTCTGCAGGTACGTAGAAGTTGCCAGCTTTTCTTGCCATCCTCGCCATCCGAATCTCGGTCCTGTACATCTGTCTGTACTCCTTGTGGTAATGCTTGGCTTTCTCATAGATAAGCTTCCTCCTTGCCTTTCGAAGCATCTTTCGAGCAAACTTCTTCCTCAGACGCTTGATCATCAGCTCTGCGAAATTCCTTCGCTTCTTTTTAAGGGTTTCTGGCACAGCAggaaccttctttttcttctcctctgtacCCTCCATGGTTCCAGCCGGAAAAAGAgctctctaaacctactttgttaagagtttttatcaagagCAAATGTAGtgctttgccaaatgctttttttgcatctattgaaaggatcgtatggttcttatcctttctcgta
Coding sequences:
- the LOC116582935 gene encoding 60S ribosomal protein L7-like — protein: MEGTEEKKKKVPAVPETLKKKRRNFAELMIKRLRKKFARKMLRKARRKLIYEKAKHYHKEYRQMYRTEIRMARMARKAGNFYVPAEPKLAFVIRIRGINGVSPKVRKVLQLLRLRQIFNGTFVKLNKASVNMLRIVEPYIAWGYPNLKSVNELIYKRGYGKINKKRIALTDNTLIARSLGKYGIICMEDLIHEIYTVEKRFKEANNFLWPFKLSSPRGGMKKKTTHFVEGGDAGNREDQINRLIRRMN